The window AGTAGAATTTAGGCAAGATGGTGATCATTTGGAGCTTAAGTTAGATCGCCAAACAGACAATGAAGATTTCTCTGTTTACGGTTTACGCCTTCAACTTCACCGTCCTGAAGATGATTTGGGCAAAACTGAATATTAAAAGCAAAGAAGATATCAAGGAAATTTCACCTAGATATCTTCTTTTTTATTTATCGATTAATTGAGCGAGCCATACGAGAAATTGTATGATTCATTCCTCTAATTGTCTTACTTAATTCAAAAATAGTATCTGTTGGCGGAACTACGCCCCAGCCTGCGTCTCCAATATGTTGAATATCAACACCGCAAATTTTGTTTTGCAAGGCAATATCATGAACGGTTTGAGCACCTGAACTTTCTTGGCTAGTACCAATTGTACTCATCACCAATCCTCCATGCGTATGAACGATTTTTACAATCTTGATTAATTCTTCGCTAGTAAAGCCTGGAACCGTTCCAACAGCTGGAACCAAAATCACATCTGCTCCAGCATCTAGAAATGCCTTAACTGATTCTTCACTAGCCACTGGTTCGTCTACACCAGCTCCATGCATTTTTCCTGCAATAATTAATCCTGAAAAGTTTTCCTTAGCTGTTTTTACAGCCTTAGCAATCATTTTATTAGTCACGCCTGTACCTGGATTTCCAGTAAAGCAAACAAAGTTAAAACCTAATTTTTCAGCAGCTTTCATTGATTCAACTGTTGCAGTACGGCCTGAAGAAATATGTAATTTGGTTGATTCCATTTCTGCACGATCATCAACCGGCTCTAAATTGACACCAATCGGACGACCTGTTAATTTTTGAAGTTTTTTAACAGTGCCTTCTGCATTATCCACTTCTAATCCACTTACTTTTGGCTTTAAAGTATCAAAAAGATTCAATAAAATTAAGTCCGCTCCAAAAGCTGCAGCAATTTCTGAAGTTGTTA of the Lactobacillus isalae genome contains:
- a CDS encoding DUF7916 family protein, giving the protein MVTRIISANASEILKMNGAELKQSIKASEGRTVLSENVVIEPAIDGLTTSEIAAAFGADLILLNLFDTLKPKVSGLEVDNAEGTVKKLQKLTGRPIGVNLEPVDDRAEMESTKLHISSGRTATVESMKAAEKLGFNFVCFTGNPGTGVTNKMIAKAVKTAKENFSGLIIAGKMHGAGVDEPVASEESVKAFLDAGADVILVPAVGTVPGFTSEELIKIVKIVHTHGGLVMSTIGTSQESSGAQTVHDIALQNKICGVDIQHIGDAGWGVVPPTDTIFELSKTIRGMNHTISRMARSINR